One window of the Zea mays cultivar B73 chromosome 3, Zm-B73-REFERENCE-NAM-5.0, whole genome shotgun sequence genome contains the following:
- the LOC100383754 gene encoding Putative D-cysteine desulfhydrase 2, mitochondrial-like, translated as MRPTPALVAGGRMVTSFLSATEWMLPSPATQVHTISVLPSRRDFAFSNLTMLLRNSGGNEGESGSTKFHVVRDDLLHPLANGNKARKLDALLPILRRCGVTDIVTCGGCQSAHAAAIAVHCAEWGIRPHILLRGEQLDVPTGYNLISLMFGNVTYVSRSLYAQRDEMLYEHAIKVAGYSGTVMWADEVIGKGLGVDEDTTDGNGSRRVMIVKEGAGSVQALLGVMRLLKYLSGLTLFRKDEKVHIVVDSGTGTTAVGLALGAVCLGLQWRVTAVMLADTLEGYKQRERSLLSDFEKVFPEIYHGMVEDATHDNLVQWVERFSPRRFGKVLDGEIAMCRQVAQQTGILLDPMYTLAAWEQAVDICCGDSEAKVLMIHTGGTLGLFGLAQRYSSQFNTGEQP; from the exons ATGCGGCCGACGCCGGCGCTCGTCGCCGGTGGACGCATGGTAACAAGCTTCTTATCCGCCACTGAATGGATGCTTCCGTCTCCGGCCACGCAAGTCCACACCATCTCCGTACTTCCCTCCCGTCGCGACTTCGCCTTCTCCAACCTCACGATGTTGCTCAGGAATAGCGGCGGCAACGAGGGAGAGAGTGGCAGTACTAAGTTCCACGTAGTACGGGACGACCTCCTCCACCCGCTCGCCAACGGCAACAAGGCGCGCAAGCTCGACGCCCTCCTGCCCATCCTCCGCCGCTGCGGCGTTACTGACATC GTTACATGTGGGGGTTGCCAGAGCGCCCATGCCGCAGCTATCG CGGTTCACTGTGCCGAATGGGGAATCAGGCCACATATACTGCTGAGAGGCGAGCAACTGGATGTTCCCACAGGGTATAATCTCATCTCATTGATGTTTGGCAATGTGACATATGTCTCTCGGTCTTTGTATGCCCAAAGAGACGAGATGCTTTATGAGCATGCCATAAAGGTTGCAGGATATAGTGGCACAGTGATGTGGGCAGATGAAGTTATAGGAAAGGGTTTGGGTGTAGATGAGGACACCACTGATGGAAATGGTTCAAGAAGAGTGATGATTGTTAAGGAAGGGGCAGGTAGTGTTCAAGCACTGCTTG GTGTCATGCGGCTACTGAAGTATCTTTCTGGTTTGACATTATTTAGAAAGGATGAGAAAGTTCATATCGTGGTAGATTCTGGAACAGGAACAACTGCTGTGGGGTTAGCTCTTGGAGCGGTATGTCTAGG ACTCCAGTGGAGGGTTACTGCTGTTATGCTTGCTGACACACTTGAAGGATATAAACAGCGAGAGAGATCTCTTTTATCTGATTTTGAGAAGGTTTTCCCGGAAATCTACCATGGAATGGTGGAAGATGCTACTCATGACAATCTAGTTCAATGGGTGGAGCGGTTTTCACCTAGAAG ATTTGGCAAGGTGCTGGATGGTGAAATCGCAATGTGCCGCCAGGTAGCTCAACAGACCGGTATCCTGCTGGATCCTATGTATACCTTGGCTGCCTGGGAGCAAGCTGTTGATATATGCTGTGGAGACAGTGAAGCCAAAGTCTTGATGATCCATACGGGTGGCACCCTTGGCCTTTTTGGATTGGCACAAAGGTATTCATCACAGTTCAACACAGGCGAACAACCTTAG